The DNA window AATAAAGCTTCTTTACGCCACCCTCCCCGCTCCTCATAAGGGATATCCTATCCTGTTTCGGGGGGTAGCCAAGTTAGTAGAGGAAGGGATACCGGTAAAACTCATCCTTACTATGGATGAAAGAAGCTGGAGGAAGGAGACAAAGACCTACAGAAAAATGGCAAAAATTCTTAAAATAGAGCAAAATATCGAATTTATTGGTTCTTTTACCCAAAAATTAGTGAAAAATGCCTATCAAAATGCTGATATATTCGTTTATCCCTCATTCTGCGAGTCCTTCGGCTTCCCTGGGGTCGAAGCAATGGCGATGGGCCTGCCCATAGTTGCGGCTGATATCCCTGTATTCCGAGAGCTCCTCTCTAAGGGAGCGCTCTTCTATCCACCGAAAGACCCAGATGCCTTGGCAAAAAGGGTAAAGGAGCTAATAGAAGATAAAAAGCTGCGGGAAAAACTTTCAAGAGAGGGGCGAAAACGCGCCCGGGAATTTTCCTTTGAACGTCAGGCATCGGAATTGATAGAATTAATAAAAGAGATGTGAGGATTAAAAACTTAGGTGAGAAAGAGCTAATCGTCTATTATTTATCGAGGATGCTCAAATAGAGGATTGTACGACAATAGCTGAGAGCTTTTCTTTTTAAGAAAGGGAGGCTTAAAGGAGTGAAACCCGCTTCCTGCTCAGTGGTGATCCTTACCCTTAACGAAGAGAAGAACATCGCCTCCTCGGTGGGAAGGGTAATCGACTGGGCAAAGGAGGTATTCGTGGTTGATTCGGGAAGTAGTGACCATACGGTGAAGATAGCTGAGGAACTCGGTGCCAGGGTCTTTCACCATCCATTCGTGAGCTACTCCGATCAGAGAAACTGGGCGCTAAGGAATCTCCCCTACTCCTCTTCCTGGGTTTTCTTCATCGACGCCGATGAATATCCCTCTGAGGAGCTTAAGGAGGAGATAAGCCGAACCCTAAATAAAGGGACAGATTGCGACGGCTTCCTCATCAAACGAAGGTTCATTTTTCTTGGCCGTTTCATAAGATATGGAGGGTACTACCCGGTATGGCTCCTTCGCCTGTTCAAACACAAAAAGGCGGTCTGCGATAACCGACGGGTGAATGAACACTTCCTCATCTCAGGAAAGGTGGGGAGGATTGAGCGCGGAGACCTGATCCACGAGGATAAGCGGGACCTTTCCTTCTGGATAGAAAAACACAATCGATATTCCACTCTTGAGGCGGAGGAAAGGCTTTTTGGAGAGAAGAAAAAGGGAGGAAAGGGTGATAGAAGCTACCGGAAACGCCGTTTTCTGAGGGATAGATTATATCCCCTTCTTCCCCCATTTCTTCGCCCCTTTCTTTATTTTCTTTACCGGTATTTTATCCGTCTTGGCTTTCTCGATGGAAAGGAGGGACTCATCTACCATTTTCTTCATAGCTTATGGTATCCCTTCCTGATCGATGCCAAGATATTCGAGCTTAAGGAAAGGAGAAGATGAAACAAGTTGTTCAGAATTTCAAGACGGGGAAGATCCGCTTAGTCGAGGTACCGGAGCCACTCCCGAGGCGAGGAGGGATGGTGGTCGAAAATCGCGCCTCCCTCATAAGCAGTGGTACTGAACGGATGAGCCTCGAGTTTGCCCAAAAATCGCTTTTGGGGAAGGCAAGGGAAAGACCGGACCTCGTGCGTCAGGTACTTACAAAACTTAAGAGGGACGGCATCATCCCCACCATAGAGGCGGTTAGGGGACGGCTTGAGGAAGAACTTCCTTTAGGCTACAGCTCTTCAGGCGTCGTTCGCGAGGTAGGAGAAAACTGCCCCGATTTTCAACCGGGGGACAGGGTAGCTTGTGCTGGTCTTGGATATGCCTCGCACTCCGAGGTCGTCTTCGTGCCAAAAAATCTCGCGGTCAAATTACCCTCTTCCCTTTCCTTCGAAGAGGGAGCCTTCGTATCCTTAGGAGCGATTGCCCTCCACTCGCTCAGGGTGGGGGAGCTCGCCATCGGGGAGAAGGTGGCGGTCATCGGGCTCGGTCTTATCGGGCAATTGGTCTCTACGATAGCAAAAGTTTCCTCTTCCTTTGTTTTCGGCGTTGACCTCGATGAAAACCGGGTAAAGCTGGCGAAGGAGATGGGTGCCGATCTCGCCCTTCCCTCCTCCCATCCCAACTTAAAAGAAGAGGCGCTCTCGGCAACTAAAGGGAGGGGGTTTGACCTGGTAATAGTTGCTGCTTCCGGAGAAAGCGGAGAACCACTAAGGCTCGCCGGGGAGATAGCTCGGGATAAAGGGAGGGTGGTGGTCGTAGGAGCGATCAAGGTGGAGGCACCGAGAAGACTTTACTACCAAAAGGAGCTCGAGCTCAGGTTTTCTCGCTCCTATGGTCCAGGGAGATATGACCCCCTCTACGAGGAAAAGGGAATAGACTACCCCATAGCCTATGTTCCCTTCACCGAGCGGAGAAATATGGAGACATTTCTCAATTTAATCGCCTCAGGGAAAATCAAACTAACCCCGTTGATAAGCCATCGTTTCTCGATAGAGGATACAGAAAAAGCCTATAAGCTACTCCTTTCCCCAAGGAAAAAGCCACTCGGCATCATCCTCTCCTATCCTGAAAAGAAAAAACCCTCCTTCTTCGTCGAACTTGGAAAGAAGGCGGAACCGAGGAAGAAGAAGGGCAAGATCGGGGTGGGGCTTATCGGTGGAGGGAGCTTCGCCCGTTCGGTACTTCTTCCCCATCTCTCACGGATAAAGGGGATCGAGTTAATCGGCTTGGCAGTAAGAACCGGAGCCAAGGCAGAAGCGATGGCGAACAAATACCGCTTCCATTACCTCACCACCGATTATAAAAGGGTCCTCTCCGATCCCGATATTGAGGCGGTAGTGATCGCTACCAGGCATAAAGATCATCCGGAGATGGCAGCGGAAGCACTCTCTAAAGGAAAGGCGGTTTTTCTGGAAAAGCCACTCGCCATAGACGAGGAAGGGCTCTCTCTCCTCAAAAAGGCTCACGAAAAAAGCGAGGGGAAGCTGATGGTTGGTTTCAACCGTCGTTTCTCCCCATTCTCCTTAGCGCTAAAGGAATTCTTCAAGCAAAGAAGCTACCCCTTAGCGATAAGTTACCGGGTAAATGCGGGCGCGGTCCCCAAGGATCACTGGATCCAGGATGAAGAAGAGGGAGGAGGAAGGATAATAGGTGAGGTATGCCATTTCATCGATCTCATCTCATTCATCATCGGCTCTACCCCGCAGAAGGTAACCGCTTTTGCGCTACCTACCTCCAACACCCCACCAGATACCCTCTCCATCATATTGGGCTTTGCTGATGGATCGATAGGAAACATCAACTACTTCGCTACCGGCGATCCCTCGCTTCCCAAGGAACATATCGAGGTGATGGGGGGAGGAAAAACCGGAGTAATTGAGGACTTTCGCTCCCTCCTATTGAGCTCTTCAGAAAAGAGGATAAAAAAGGTGAGAAGATGGGGGAAAGAGAAGGGGTTTTCCGAGGAGCTACTTGCCTTCTTCCGTTTCCTCAAGGAAGGAGGAAGTCCGCCTATACCCTTCTCTTGGTTGATAGCAACCACCAAAACGACCTTCGCCATTGAGGAATCGCTAAGAAGGGGAAAAGTGATATACCTCGATGAAACCACAGATTAAAACCGGAGGGATCAAACGGATTTTCCTTTACCTTCACACTATAAAAGGGTTAACCCTAAGCCAGATAGTCAGCCGTTTCTTCTTTGAGGCAAAAAAACGGTTCTTCCGTATCTTCCCCTCCATGGTTCCACTTATCCTTCCTCAGCCAAAAATAGTACCAAAAATAAGAAAGCCATTACCTCTACCTGAAACCATTCTGAGCCTCTACCCTTATAATGATGAGAAGGCAAAGAGGCTTGAGGAGGGGTGGCTGGAGGTGTTGGGACGGAGGATAAACCTCCTGGAGGGGATCGACTGGAATAAGCGTTACTTCTCTCCCCTCTTCACCTACCACCTGAACTACTTCGATTACGCCCTCCCCCTCGGTAAAAGGCATCAGAAGGGGTCGAAAAAAGCCTACCCTACTTTCAAAAAGATCGCCTCAAGCTTTATAAGAGAGGCAAGACCGGGTATCTCCCCAGGCTGGGAACCCTACCCTTTGGCTACCCGGATAGTGAACTGGCTCCTCGCTCTCTCCCTCTTTGATGATGCCCTCGCCGATGATGAGGGTTTTCTTGCTATGCTTCTTTCAAGCATCCATCACCAGCTTGCCTTTCTTCTAAGGAACTTAGAATATCACCTTTCGGGTAATCACCTCATAAGAAATGCCAAGGCATTGGCGATAGGTGGGGCTTGCTTCCCTGGGCGCGATGGGGAAAAGTGGCTCAAGAAAGGAGTTCGGCTACTCACCTCGGAGCTTAAAAAGCAGGTCTTCCCCGATGGGGGACACAAGGAGGGCTCTCCCCACTATCACCTCCTCGTCCTGCGGGACCTCCTCGAAACCCTCCTCGTCTTCGAAGCTATCGGCTATATCCCTGAGGAGGAACTCTATCACCTCTTTGGTCGGATGCTCTCCTTCCTCAGTTCGATCCTCCTCCCTGATAGCACCCTTCCCCTATTCGGCGATGGGGAACGAGGAGACCCGGCGGCTATAAACAGGTTGATAAGCACCGGAGAGAAACTCCTCAGGGAAAAGGGGCTAAAACCTCCTCCCAATAATAACGATTTTCCTCATACAGGCTACTACCTTCACCACACCGCCCGTTCATCGATCATCATCGCCGGAGGTGCTCCTCCACCTCACCTCTCAGGGCATCTCCATGCCCACCTTCTGAGCTACGAGCTCATAGTCGATGGAAGACCTATAATCGTCGATTCTGGAACGGGCGAATACGAGGGGGAGGAACTGAGAGACTACTTCCGGGGTAGCTCCGCCCACAATACGCTCGTAATCGAGGGGAAGGATCAATTCGAACTCTGGGCTTGCTTCCGGGTGGCGCGGAGGGCACGGGTCATTAAGGGCAGGGTGGAAAGAGGGGAAGATGATGGCTTTCTTTTTGCCGGAGCCTATCAGCCCTACCATTCACCTCATATCACTCACAAAAGGGAAATAAGCTATAACAAAAAGGAGGGCTGGCTCATTGAAGACGAGGTGATGGGAGGATACTCCCTTACCGCTCATAGCTTTATCCATCTCCACCCCGAGGTGAAACTGGCTCAAAAGGGGGACGATTTTCTCCTCCAATTCGGCGATAATAAAATCACCATCTCTCCCTTCGGGGTGGGGAAAACGGATATTATAACCGGCTGGTATGCCCCATATTTCGGGGTAAAGACTGAGAACCAGGTGATAAGGCTCGAGGTAAAGCTAAAGGGAAACACCTGCTTCGGATATAGGATAAGGTTGCACTAACGATGAAGATACTCTACATATCCCAATACTTTCCACCGGAGATGGGTGCTCCAGCAGGAAGATGTTATGGCTTTGGGAGAAGGTGGGTGAAAATGGGGGATGAGGTCACCGTATTAACCGCCGTTCCCAATCATCCTGCCGGCATCGTATACCCGGGGTATAAAAATCGCTTCAGCCAGGAAGAGGTAGAGGGGATGAAGGTCATCCGGGTGATGATATTCCCCGCTCCGAACAAAGGGGTGGTAAAACGATCGCTGAATTACCTCTCCTTTGCCTTAAGCTCCATTATAAGGGGCATCATCCTTCCCGCCCCCGATGTCATCGTGGCGAGCTCTCCCCAACTCCTGGTAGGGCTTTCTGGCTACATCCTGAGCAGGATCAAAGGCGCTCCATTCCTATTCGAGGTGCGCGACCTCTGGCCCGAGTCCCTTATCGCTGTTGGAGCAGCGAGGGGAGGAATATTCATCTCCCTCCTCAGCCTCCTCGCCCGGTTTCTCTACAAGAAAGCGGATAAAATAGTGGTGGTTACCCGCTCCTTCATCGAACATATAATGAAGATGGGGGTTCCCCGAGAGAAGATCCACCTCATTCCGAACGGGGTGGATACCTCCCTATTTCCCGACGACATTACTGGCGATGATATAAGAAAAAGATACCATCTCAGAGGCAAATTCGTCTGCTCCTACATCGGAACTTTAGGGATGGCTCACAACCTCATCACGGTGATCAAGGCAGCGGAGATGTTGAAGGGGAAAAAAGATATCCACTTCCTCCTCGTGGGGGATGGAGCCGAGAAAGAGAAGCTCGAAAAAGAGATAAGAAAACGCGCTCTCAAAAATATCACCTTGACTGGCAGGGTGGAACGAAACCTCGTCCCTTATTTCCTTGCAGCAAGCGATGTCGCCCTCGTCCTCCTCAAGAACGATCCCCTTTTCAGAACGGTCATCCCCTCCAAGATGTTTGAGGCAATGGCGATGGGGATACCCATCATTCTGGGCGTTTCCGGTGAGGCTAAGGAGATCCTTTCCCGGGGGGAAGCGGGTATCCCCATAACCCCGGATTCGGAGAAAGAACTCGCCCGGGCGGTACTCGAACTATATCAGGATGAGAAGATGAGGAAGAAATACGGGAGGAATGGGAAGAAATTTGTAAGGGAAAAATACGATATCGACAAACTCGCCTCCTCCTATCGGGAGGTGTTATCCGAACTGGTGGGGAAAAGATGAACATAATAGCGGTAGTGGGGGCAAGGCCCAACTTCATAAAGATCGCCCCCTTGATAGAGGCATTTAAGAATTATCCTGAGATCAAAACGACCCTCATCCATACGGGGCAACACTACGATTATCGGATGTCCACTCTCTTTTTTCAGGAACTTGAAATCCCGGAACCGGATATCTACCTCGGGGTGGGAGCAGGAACCCATGGGGAACAGACCGCAAAGATAATGCTAAACCTTGAGCCCATCCTGATCGAGAAAAAACCCGACCTCCTCATCGTAGTGGGCGATGTCAACTCCACCCTCGCAGCAAGCTTAACCGCAGCGAAGCTGAACATCGAGATCGCCCATATCGAAGCCGGGCTCCGCAGCTTCGACCGCACTATGCCCGAGGAGATAAACCGCATCCTCACCGATCATCTGTCAACACTCCTCTTCACCACCTGCGAGGAGGCTAACGAGAACCTGCGCCACGAGGGGATCGAGGAGGAGAAGATACACTTCGTGGGGAATGTGATGATCGATACCCTGATCAAGTATAAGGATAAAATAGCCTTTGAGGAGACGGTGAAACGGATAGGCTTTTCTTCACTTCTTAATCAGGGCGAGGTAAAAAGCTACGCCCTCCTCACTCTACATCGGCCTAAGAATGTGGATAGGAGGGAAGCGCTTACCGCTATCCTCGAGGCCCTTGCCGAGATAGCGACCGAGATCCCCATCCTCTTTCCCGCCCATCCAAGAACCTTAGAGAGAATAAAGGAATTTCAGCTAAATCATCTCCTCATAGAGGGAAAAGGGGTAGAGAACGGAGTAATCCTCCTTCCTCCTTTAGGATATCTTGACTTCGTCAACCTTATGAAAAGGGCAAGCTTCGTCCTCACCGATTCCGGCGGCATCCAGGAGGAAACCACCTTCCTCAATATCCCCTGTCTCACCCTGCGAGAAAACACGGAAAGGAGAATAACCATAAATTTAGGGACAAACACCTTAGTGGGACAGGATAAGGAGAAAATAATCGCCGAAGCGGAAAGGATCCTTAAGGAGGGGGGGAAAGGGGGGGAAGTCCCCCCCTTGTGGGATGGTAAGGCAAGCCTCAGGATAGCGAAGATAATTGCCGAGAAACACCGTAATTAAGGGGCAGGACAAACCCTAAAATCCTCTCTTTTTAACAAATTATGATAAAATCTAAGGAAGACAAAAACTGAAGGAGAGAAAAATGGGAAATACCGCCTCTACCATCTTCTGGTTCTTCATTCTATTCCTTATGTTCACCCCCCTTATCCGGCAGAGAATGCTCGAATGGGCAAGGCTGAAGCTCATCCGGCGACTTGAGATAAAGAGAAAATCACGGGTGATAACCCTCATCCACCGCCAAGAGATGATGAGCTTCCTCGGGATCCCCTTCGTCCGCTACATCAACATCGACGATTCGGAACAGGTGCTAAGGGCGATAAGGCTTACCCCGGACGATATGCCCATAGACCTCATCCTCCATACTCCCGGAGGTTTGGTGCTCGCTACGGAGCAGATCGCCTGCGCCCTACTCCGCCACAAAGCTAAAGTGACCGTGTTCATCCCCCATTACGCGATGTCCGGAGGCACAATGATCGCCTTAGCTGCCGATGAGATAGTAATGGATGAACACGCGGTCCTTGGTCCCATCGATCCTCAACTGGGGGAATATCCGGTCGCCTCCATCCTCAAGGTGGTAAAGGAAAAGGAGAAGAAGGATATCGAGGATAAAACCCTTATCTTAGCCGATGTGGGGAAAAAGGCGATGAGGCAGGTGAGGGAATTCGTTGAGGAAAGCCTGAAGGAAAAAATGGGTCTCAAAA is part of the Acidobacteriota bacterium genome and encodes:
- a CDS encoding glycosyltransferase family 2 protein, with amino-acid sequence MKPASCSVVILTLNEEKNIASSVGRVIDWAKEVFVVDSGSSDHTVKIAEELGARVFHHPFVSYSDQRNWALRNLPYSSSWVFFIDADEYPSEELKEEISRTLNKGTDCDGFLIKRRFIFLGRFIRYGGYYPVWLLRLFKHKKAVCDNRRVNEHFLISGKVGRIERGDLIHEDKRDLSFWIEKHNRYSTLEAEERLFGEKKKGGKGDRSYRKRRFLRDRLYPLLPPFLRPFLYFLYRYFIRLGFLDGKEGLIYHFLHSLWYPFLIDAKIFELKERRR
- a CDS encoding bi-domain-containing oxidoreductase, translated to MKQVVQNFKTGKIRLVEVPEPLPRRGGMVVENRASLISSGTERMSLEFAQKSLLGKARERPDLVRQVLTKLKRDGIIPTIEAVRGRLEEELPLGYSSSGVVREVGENCPDFQPGDRVACAGLGYASHSEVVFVPKNLAVKLPSSLSFEEGAFVSLGAIALHSLRVGELAIGEKVAVIGLGLIGQLVSTIAKVSSSFVFGVDLDENRVKLAKEMGADLALPSSHPNLKEEALSATKGRGFDLVIVAASGESGEPLRLAGEIARDKGRVVVVGAIKVEAPRRLYYQKELELRFSRSYGPGRYDPLYEEKGIDYPIAYVPFTERRNMETFLNLIASGKIKLTPLISHRFSIEDTEKAYKLLLSPRKKPLGIILSYPEKKKPSFFVELGKKAEPRKKKGKIGVGLIGGGSFARSVLLPHLSRIKGIELIGLAVRTGAKAEAMANKYRFHYLTTDYKRVLSDPDIEAVVIATRHKDHPEMAAEALSKGKAVFLEKPLAIDEEGLSLLKKAHEKSEGKLMVGFNRRFSPFSLALKEFFKQRSYPLAISYRVNAGAVPKDHWIQDEEEGGGRIIGEVCHFIDLISFIIGSTPQKVTAFALPTSNTPPDTLSIILGFADGSIGNINYFATGDPSLPKEHIEVMGGGKTGVIEDFRSLLLSSSEKRIKKVRRWGKEKGFSEELLAFFRFLKEGGSPPIPFSWLIATTKTTFAIEESLRRGKVIYLDETTD
- a CDS encoding alginate lyase family protein, with translation MKPQIKTGGIKRIFLYLHTIKGLTLSQIVSRFFFEAKKRFFRIFPSMVPLILPQPKIVPKIRKPLPLPETILSLYPYNDEKAKRLEEGWLEVLGRRINLLEGIDWNKRYFSPLFTYHLNYFDYALPLGKRHQKGSKKAYPTFKKIASSFIREARPGISPGWEPYPLATRIVNWLLALSLFDDALADDEGFLAMLLSSIHHQLAFLLRNLEYHLSGNHLIRNAKALAIGGACFPGRDGEKWLKKGVRLLTSELKKQVFPDGGHKEGSPHYHLLVLRDLLETLLVFEAIGYIPEEELYHLFGRMLSFLSSILLPDSTLPLFGDGERGDPAAINRLISTGEKLLREKGLKPPPNNNDFPHTGYYLHHTARSSIIIAGGAPPPHLSGHLHAHLLSYELIVDGRPIIVDSGTGEYEGEELRDYFRGSSAHNTLVIEGKDQFELWACFRVARRARVIKGRVERGEDDGFLFAGAYQPYHSPHITHKREISYNKKEGWLIEDEVMGGYSLTAHSFIHLHPEVKLAQKGDDFLLQFGDNKITISPFGVGKTDIITGWYAPYFGVKTENQVIRLEVKLKGNTCFGYRIRLH
- a CDS encoding glycosyltransferase family 4 protein gives rise to the protein MKILYISQYFPPEMGAPAGRCYGFGRRWVKMGDEVTVLTAVPNHPAGIVYPGYKNRFSQEEVEGMKVIRVMIFPAPNKGVVKRSLNYLSFALSSIIRGIILPAPDVIVASSPQLLVGLSGYILSRIKGAPFLFEVRDLWPESLIAVGAARGGIFISLLSLLARFLYKKADKIVVVTRSFIEHIMKMGVPREKIHLIPNGVDTSLFPDDITGDDIRKRYHLRGKFVCSYIGTLGMAHNLITVIKAAEMLKGKKDIHFLLVGDGAEKEKLEKEIRKRALKNITLTGRVERNLVPYFLAASDVALVLLKNDPLFRTVIPSKMFEAMAMGIPIILGVSGEAKEILSRGEAGIPITPDSEKELARAVLELYQDEKMRKKYGRNGKKFVREKYDIDKLASSYREVLSELVGKR
- the wecB gene encoding UDP-N-acetylglucosamine 2-epimerase (non-hydrolyzing), coding for MNIIAVVGARPNFIKIAPLIEAFKNYPEIKTTLIHTGQHYDYRMSTLFFQELEIPEPDIYLGVGAGTHGEQTAKIMLNLEPILIEKKPDLLIVVGDVNSTLAASLTAAKLNIEIAHIEAGLRSFDRTMPEEINRILTDHLSTLLFTTCEEANENLRHEGIEEEKIHFVGNVMIDTLIKYKDKIAFEETVKRIGFSSLLNQGEVKSYALLTLHRPKNVDRREALTAILEALAEIATEIPILFPAHPRTLERIKEFQLNHLLIEGKGVENGVILLPPLGYLDFVNLMKRASFVLTDSGGIQEETTFLNIPCLTLRENTERRITINLGTNTLVGQDKEKIIAEAERILKEGGKGGEVPPLWDGKASLRIAKIIAEKHRN